A single region of the Rhipicephalus microplus isolate Deutch F79 chromosome 10, USDA_Rmic, whole genome shotgun sequence genome encodes:
- the LOC142774201 gene encoding uncharacterized protein LOC142774201, with product MQNPMVPHPPSGAPGSPTPGSATFGRTPSTTVVVNLSRERLNRGGARPIFPSSSALPVLQNMQRVQQQGVMGTVQQSVGPMQQSNLFQQTGSFGQQGSLGSVLPGMQGTMGGLPGLQGLQGLPQSITGMQQNVPSLMGQATIGAPPGNMSIGVNLGMGLQQQQQSQLNNLLAQQQAASNLLGGQRSSLLGGQQSGLVGQQSSLLGQQSNLLAALQAQQQNRMLGQQGSGQLMGMGQLGGANQLGMTNNMLTGSMSSNPQMGLLSANLMSSSPQIGQQKSQIALNALMPASSRASKPMLQAMETLQGGSPGMQGISSSPAIPGTPAPIVMSQPITNAGLAPQMQHLLLKGLPGYTSTLVLILVPQE from the exons ATGCAGAATCCGATGGTCCCTCATCCGCCGAGCGGTGCGCCGGGCTCTCCGACTCCCGGGAGCGCGACGTTCGGCCGTACGCCATCCACCACCGTCGTCGTCAACCTGAGCCGGGAGAGGTTGAACCGTGGTGGGGCCCGACCCATCTTCCCGTCTTCCAGCGCGCTGCCGGTGCTGCAGAACATGCAGCGCGTGCAGCAACAGGGCGTGATGGGCACGGTACAGCAATCGGTGGGACCAATGCAGCAATCCAACCTATTCCAGCAAACCGGAAGTTTTGGGCAGCAGGGATCCCTGGGCTCTGTGCTACCGGGAATGCAG GGAACAATGGGCGGACTCCCGGGACTTCAGGGTCTCCAAGGATTACCACAGAGCATAACCGGCATGCAGCAGAACGTGCCCAGCCTCATGGGTCAAGCCACGATAGGAGCGCCCCCCGGAAACATGTCTATCGGTGTCAATCTCGGCATGGGtctgcagcagcaacagcaatcGCAGTTAAACAACCTGCTGGCGCAACAGCAGGCCGCCTCCAACCTGTTGGGTGGCCAGCGGTCTAGCCTGCTCGGCGGACAACAGTCCGGCCTGGTTGGGCAACAGTCCAGCCTGCTTGGTCAGCAGTCCAACTTGCTGGCCGCTCTGCAGGCTCAGCAGCAGAACCGCATGCTGGGACAGCAGGGCTCGGGCCAGCTTATGGGCATGGGTCAGTTGGGTGGAGCAAACCAGTTGGGAATGACGAACAACATGCTCACCGGATCGATGTCTTCCAACCCGCAGATGGGACTGCTCAGCGCCAACCTCATGTCGAGCAGCCCACAAATTGGCCAGCAAAAGTCAC AGATCGCCTTGAACGCGCTAATGCCGGCATCGTCCCGGGCATCGAAACCCATGCTTCAGGCCATGGAGACCCTGCAGGGCGGATCGCCTGGCATGCAGGGCATCTCGAGCTCCCCCGCAATCCCAGGCACGCCGGCACCCATCGTCATGTCTCAGCCAATCACGAACGCCGGCTTGGCACCGCAAATGCAGCACCTCCTCCTCAAGGGCCTGCCCGGTTACACCTCCACGCTTGTCCTCATCCTGGTGCCCCAAGAGTAG
- the LOC119181350 gene encoding uncharacterized protein LOC119181350 produces MPEEEDDDAKKKKGKKGSKGKKGKKGSKGKKGKKGSKGKKGKKGSKGKKGKKSPKKESEGEASATEEGGSGASSAGSSPKASPAASAPAAAPAAGGSPAAKPAAGSAPGAADAQGAAGPVQKMGGYYSEAQSMYDDGYDDDFYVDITCYPPRSRGGSQQQGGYGGYEDPYGYGRWAPPRPMQMPMGMGMWGGMATRDVSQQMGPQTTTIPPGSPPMAFKTPSTTVVVNTSGERINRSGSRPMSPVMGMGSMQGMGMGMQGMGMGMQGMGGMQGMGMGMQGMGGMNMPAIPGNKSPIVMSQPLTGTGLTPQMQQLLLRGMPGYTATVVLILVPNP; encoded by the coding sequence ATGCCCGAGGAAGAGGATGATGATGCGAAgaaaaagaagggaaagaaggGCTCCAAGGGCAAGAAGGGGAAGAAGGGATCCAAGGGGAAGAAGGGCAAGAAGGGCTCCAAGGGCAAAAAGGGGAAGAAGGGCTCCAAAGGCAAGAAAGGAAAGAAGTCTCCCAAGAAAGAGTCTGAGGGAGAGGCCTCTGCGACCGAAGAGGGAGGATCCGGCGCCTCCTCAGCTGGATCGTCGCCCAAGGCTTCTCCGGCAGCTAGCGCTCCGGCCGCTGCACCGGCTGCCGGAGGTTCGCCGGCTGCCAAGCCCGCTGCCGGCTCAGCCCCTGGTGCTGCCGACGCTCAAGGCGCTGCCGGCCCCGTGCAGAAGATGGGTGGTTACTACAGCGAGGCACAATCCATGTACGACGACGGGTATGACGACGACTTCTACGTGGACATCACCTGCTATCCGCCACGAAGCCGTGGTGGTTCTCAGCAACAGGGCGGTTATGGAGGGTACGAGGACCCTTACGGCTATGGTCGCTGGGCCCCGCCGAGGCCGATGCAGATGCCCATGGGCATGGGCATGTGGGGAGGCATGGCGACCCGAGACGTGAGTCAGCAGATGGGTCCTCAGACAACCACCATACCTCCAGGCTCACCGCCGATGGCCTTCAAGACTCCGTCGACTACTGTGGTCGTCAACACGAGTGGTGAGAGGATCAACCGCAGCGGATCCCGCCCCATGTCGCCAGTGATGGGCATGGGTAGCATGCAAGGAATGGGTATGGGCATGCAAGGAATGGGTATGGGCATGCAAGGAATGGGCGGCATGCAAGGAATGGGTATGGGCATGCAAGGAATGGGTGGAATGAACATGCCTGCCATACCTGGAAACAAATCGCCCATCGTCATGTCGCAGCCACTGACCGGGACCGGACTGACGCCCCAGATGCAGCAGCTCCTTCTGCGAGGAATGCCTGGATACACGGCCACTGTTGTGCTCATCCTGGTACCGAACCCTTAG